Proteins co-encoded in one Bacillus horti genomic window:
- the ccsA gene encoding cytochrome c biogenesis protein CcsA: protein MNLELISLSSTLLLITFFVYIISGVVFVISILGRKWSDRDPETHKKRWGKAGFIFACIGFLFHLGYFITRWIGVTNVPLSNMFEYMVSLAMMTVFGFIILYAIYRTTLLGILVLPLAITLLGWASVFDSTPNPLVPSLQSHWLTLHVSFVSLSQGIFAIAFAAGLMYIIRTVNQSRLNKQNFFLEVSICAVLMLVGFIIVTSTFRGMGYEVSFEYINEREESQVLAYTLPAIAGPQNPTILSPERMEPIISTPGWMKGVDAPRKFNTLIWSFLSGLVLYGLLLLIFRKRLGAVMQPWLSDIKPAMLDEMQYRAIAIAYPLFTLGGLIFAMIWAEQAWGRFWGWDPKEVWALITWLLYSAYLHLRLSKGWHGTKSAWLGVIGFVIIMFNLVFVNLIIAGLHSYASGG from the coding sequence ATGAACTTAGAACTCATTAGTTTGAGTAGTACTTTACTATTAATTACTTTCTTCGTTTATATTATTTCAGGAGTAGTATTTGTCATTTCAATTTTAGGAAGGAAATGGTCGGATAGAGATCCTGAAACCCATAAGAAGCGCTGGGGGAAGGCAGGCTTTATTTTTGCTTGTATTGGTTTCCTTTTTCACCTAGGCTATTTTATTACTCGTTGGATTGGAGTAACGAATGTTCCACTGAGTAACATGTTCGAATACATGGTCAGTTTAGCGATGATGACGGTGTTTGGATTTATCATATTGTACGCTATATATAGAACAACTTTATTGGGGATTCTCGTTCTTCCTCTTGCGATAACTTTGCTTGGTTGGGCTTCTGTATTTGATAGTACTCCTAATCCACTAGTACCTTCACTACAAAGTCACTGGTTAACGCTACATGTTTCCTTTGTTTCTTTAAGTCAAGGGATTTTTGCTATCGCATTTGCTGCCGGTTTGATGTATATTATACGTACAGTGAACCAAAGTAGACTAAATAAACAAAACTTTTTCTTAGAGGTATCTATTTGTGCTGTCTTAATGCTTGTTGGTTTTATCATCGTAACCTCTACGTTTAGAGGAATGGGTTATGAGGTATCATTTGAATATATTAATGAGAGGGAAGAATCTCAGGTACTAGCGTACACCCTACCAGCTATCGCTGGACCACAAAACCCAACGATTCTTTCTCCCGAGCGTATGGAGCCGATTATCTCAACACCTGGTTGGATGAAAGGTGTCGATGCGCCAAGAAAGTTTAATACGTTAATTTGGTCTTTCCTATCAGGTTTAGTGTTATATGGATTATTACTCCTTATCTTTAGAAAAAGATTGGGGGCTGTTATGCAGCCATGGTTATCCGATATTAAACCCGCTATGCTTGATGAGATGCAATACCGTGCTATAGCTATTGCCTATCCTTTGTTCACGTTAGGTGGTCTGATTTTTGCTATGATTTGGGCAGAACAGGCATGGGGGCGCTTCTGGGGCTGGGACCCAAAAGAGGTTTGGGCTTTAATTACTTGGCTGCTTTATAGCGCCTACCTACATCTTAGACTTTCAAAAGGCTGGCATGGAACTAAGTCGGCTTGGCTAGGTGTTATTGGTTTTGTTATTATTATGTTTAATCTAGTATTTGTGAACTTAATTATTGCAGGATTACACTCCTATGCGTCAGGAGGCTAA
- a CDS encoding response regulator transcription factor → MESKVRVLVVDDEDRIRRLLRMYLEREGFSIEEAENGEEALEKALAQDYDCIMLDLMMPGIDGIEVCQRLREKKSTPVIMITAKGEEVNRIQGFEAGTDDYVVKPFSPREVVHRVKAVLRRASSTAYLDIEQGSNHVIVFPHLTIDHDAHRVIAAGTEVNLTPKEYELLLYLANAANKVFSREQLLKDVWQYEFFGDLRTVDTHIKRLREKLNKVSPEAASMISTVWGVGYKLEVSAE, encoded by the coding sequence ATGGAGAGTAAAGTAAGAGTTTTAGTAGTTGATGATGAGGATCGTATCCGTCGGTTATTACGTATGTATCTAGAGCGTGAAGGCTTCTCAATTGAGGAAGCAGAGAATGGAGAAGAAGCCTTAGAAAAAGCGTTGGCCCAAGATTATGACTGTATCATGCTTGATTTAATGATGCCCGGAATAGACGGTATTGAGGTTTGTCAAAGGCTCCGTGAGAAGAAGTCTACACCAGTGATTATGATAACAGCCAAAGGTGAAGAGGTTAATCGTATCCAAGGCTTTGAGGCGGGTACAGATGATTATGTTGTAAAGCCATTTAGTCCTCGTGAGGTTGTACACAGAGTAAAAGCTGTGCTAAGACGAGCTTCGTCGACGGCTTATTTAGATATTGAGCAAGGCTCGAATCACGTTATTGTATTCCCGCATTTAACGATTGATCATGACGCTCATAGAGTGATCGCTGCAGGGACAGAGGTGAATCTTACTCCAAAGGAGTATGAATTACTTCTATACTTAGCAAATGCGGCTAACAAGGTATTTTCAAGGGAACAGCTATTAAAGGATGTTTGGCAATATGAGTTTTTCGGGGATTTACGTACTGTAGACACCCATATTAAGCGCCTTAGAGAAAAACTAAATAAAGTTTCTCCAGAAGCAGCTAGTATGATTAGCACCGTATGGGGTGTTGGTTACAAGCTTGAGGTGTCAGCAGAGTGA
- a CDS encoding ATP-binding protein: MNFLWRSIVGKLWMTIIGLVTVVLFILSILLVQFFDRFYYDQHEENLKNLANRVAYMFETYPNPDHAQQIAQELIGVSNTSLTVINRYSGDLYQLPLNDNIPAQFLVSDVELQMVLFEDRTVVRRGHFQVYNAEDQEIDGIIVGVPLVLNGVQRGAVYLYQSLGVITQTIDEAKKLIHYAAGIGIIMTTVFAFFLSTRITSPLRQLKSAADHLAGGDFQANVSIKSKDEIGELGETFNHMAEQLNDSVQALSHEKEQLSSILKSMVDGVITLDVKGQISLINPPAEYMLNTWRYEENVQDSNALPNLFVNIFNKVVETEAEHVGSISAQGRFWTIAMAPLYNKNVIRGAVAVIRDMTDENRLDKLRKDFVANVSHELRTPLSMMQGYSEALIDDIVDSPEERKELAKILNDEALRMGRLVNELLDLARMEAGHVEPQLETMTIDPIVLKVIRKFANRAKEQEVDVIEDVTPSKYKYDVNADRLEQILTNLVDNALRHTSEGGSVTVMMREVEDFVKIEVKDTGSGISEEDLPFLFERFYKADKARTRVKSGTGTGLGLAIVKHLIDAHGGKIHVHSKLGEGTTFAFELPRSSGAIKERSL; the protein is encoded by the coding sequence GTGAATTTCTTATGGAGAAGCATCGTAGGGAAATTATGGATGACGATTATCGGTCTGGTAACCGTCGTCCTCTTTATATTGTCTATTCTTTTGGTGCAATTCTTTGATCGTTTTTACTACGATCAGCATGAGGAAAATCTTAAAAATCTAGCTAATCGAGTGGCGTATATGTTTGAAACGTATCCGAATCCTGATCATGCGCAACAGATTGCTCAAGAGCTAATTGGTGTATCAAACACGAGCTTAACGGTCATAAATCGATACTCAGGAGATTTATATCAGCTTCCTCTTAATGACAATATTCCTGCTCAGTTTTTAGTGAGTGATGTGGAGCTACAGATGGTTCTTTTTGAGGATCGAACGGTTGTGAGAAGAGGTCACTTTCAGGTTTATAATGCAGAGGATCAAGAGATCGATGGAATTATTGTCGGAGTCCCTCTAGTTTTGAATGGAGTGCAGAGAGGTGCTGTTTATCTTTATCAGAGCTTAGGAGTGATTACTCAAACGATTGATGAGGCTAAGAAGCTTATTCACTATGCTGCTGGTATCGGAATCATTATGACCACGGTGTTTGCCTTTTTCTTGTCTACAAGAATTACTTCACCTTTAAGGCAGCTAAAATCTGCAGCTGATCATTTAGCAGGAGGAGATTTCCAAGCTAATGTTTCGATTAAATCGAAGGATGAGATAGGTGAATTGGGTGAAACATTTAACCATATGGCTGAGCAATTGAATGATTCTGTTCAGGCTTTATCTCATGAAAAGGAACAGCTATCAAGCATCCTAAAAAGTATGGTAGACGGAGTTATAACTTTGGATGTTAAAGGACAAATAAGTTTAATTAATCCACCTGCCGAATATATGCTGAATACGTGGCGTTATGAAGAAAATGTACAGGATTCTAATGCGCTACCTAATCTGTTTGTTAATATTTTTAATAAGGTAGTGGAAACAGAGGCTGAACACGTAGGTTCTATTTCCGCACAGGGGCGGTTTTGGACAATTGCCATGGCTCCCCTATATAATAAAAATGTTATTCGTGGAGCAGTTGCCGTTATACGAGATATGACAGATGAGAACCGCTTGGATAAGCTACGTAAGGATTTTGTAGCCAATGTTTCCCATGAGCTACGTACTCCTTTATCTATGATGCAGGGCTACAGTGAGGCATTAATTGACGATATAGTAGACTCTCCAGAGGAGCGTAAGGAGCTCGCCAAAATCTTAAATGACGAGGCTTTAAGAATGGGAAGGCTTGTGAATGAACTGCTAGATCTGGCTAGAATGGAAGCGGGACATGTAGAACCACAGCTTGAAACAATGACCATTGACCCGATTGTACTTAAAGTGATTCGAAAGTTTGCTAATCGGGCTAAGGAGCAAGAGGTTGATGTCATAGAGGACGTGACACCATCGAAATATAAATATGATGTTAATGCTGATCGACTAGAACAGATTCTAACCAACTTAGTTGATAACGCATTACGACATACATCAGAGGGTGGTTCTGTCACGGTGATGATGCGCGAGGTAGAAGATTTCGTCAAGATTGAGGTAAAGGATACTGGAAGCGGAATTTCTGAAGAGGATTTGCCTTTCTTATTTGAGCGCTTCTATAAAGCAGACAAAGCACGTACTAGAGTGAAATCTGGAACGGGAACTGGTCTTGGTCTTGCTATTGTGAAACATTTAATTGATGCTCATGGTGGAAAGATTCATGTTCATAGTAAGCTTGGAGAAGGAACAACATTCGCCTTTGAATTGCCTCGTTCAAGTGGAGCTATAAAGGAAAGAAGTTTGTAG
- a CDS encoding YhcN/YlaJ family sporulation lipoprotein yields MNNRKSWMYGLGGLLLLNVLLSGCQSDNDQSYRESRGFTQQVGESKDIRGYKPYFSQNDQTIDIEDIVLAIPTVTDAVVVHAEKHILVGVQVKQFARFRMKEIRKEAYDLLTDYYHHDKEQEIHVSTDWKIYKELGKLKKLQENSSKEQVQKKVKELEKKMKG; encoded by the coding sequence TTGAATAACCGAAAAAGTTGGATGTATGGATTGGGAGGCTTGCTTCTACTAAATGTTCTGCTTTCTGGTTGTCAGAGTGACAACGATCAAAGCTATAGAGAAAGTAGAGGTTTTACACAGCAGGTAGGCGAAAGTAAAGATATTCGTGGCTACAAGCCTTATTTCTCTCAAAATGATCAGACAATCGATATAGAAGATATTGTTTTAGCCATTCCCACCGTTACAGATGCTGTTGTTGTTCATGCCGAAAAACATATCTTAGTGGGAGTACAGGTAAAGCAATTTGCTCGCTTTAGAATGAAAGAAATTAGAAAAGAGGCATATGATCTTCTGACCGATTATTATCATCATGACAAAGAGCAGGAGATCCACGTTTCTACGGATTGGAAGATATACAAAGAGCTCGGTAAGCTGAAAAAGCTACAAGAAAACAGCTCAAAAGAGCAGGTTCAAAAAAAGGTAAAAGAGCTAGAGAAAAAAATGAAAGGTTAG
- a CDS encoding YlbG family protein, producing MYPQRVGLAVWLNNIKMARHLRRFGNVHYISRKMRYAIMYVDEPTIEDTLQKLEQFNFVKKIDRSYRHELKTEYQNAKPDKAKEYDYKMGI from the coding sequence ATGTATCCACAGCGTGTTGGCCTGGCCGTTTGGCTGAACAATATTAAGATGGCAAGGCATTTGCGACGATTTGGCAATGTGCATTACATTTCACGGAAGATGCGTTACGCGATTATGTACGTGGATGAGCCTACTATTGAGGATACATTGCAAAAGCTGGAGCAATTTAATTTTGTTAAGAAGATTGATCGCTCCTACAGACATGAGCTTAAAACGGAATATCAAAATGCAAAGCCTGATAAAGCAAAAGAATATGATTACAAAATGGGAATTTAA
- a CDS encoding OadG family protein encodes MGTVFMVLFIILFAVLIVSFLRNLLFKRELEEQEELNPLSSSWMVPSVLQSLRTSDILSQDEFETLDGKSYEEVEEYVIQQDYFATRQEFLEWVMQQPDIMGAGDSVFGGIDRFDRKK; translated from the coding sequence ATGGGTACAGTATTTATGGTTTTATTTATTATATTGTTTGCCGTGCTCATCGTTTCCTTTCTTAGAAATCTATTGTTTAAGAGGGAGCTAGAAGAACAAGAGGAGTTAAACCCATTATCTAGTTCTTGGATGGTTCCATCTGTCCTACAATCGCTACGAACTAGCGATATACTTTCACAGGATGAGTTTGAAACGCTAGATGGAAAGTCATACGAAGAGGTTGAGGAATATGTCATACAGCAGGATTATTTTGCTACACGCCAAGAGTTTCTTGAATGGGTGATGCAGCAACCGGATATTATGGGAGCTGGAGATAGTGTCTTTGGAGGAATCGATCGATTTGATCGTAAGAAATAA
- the rsmD gene encoding 16S rRNA (guanine(966)-N(2))-methyltransferase RsmD, whose amino-acid sequence MRVIAGEYKGRSLQAVPGKNTRPTTDKVKESIFNLLEQHSFTGGLALDLYAGTGGLGIEALSRGLDKVIFVDTHKKAINIINQNLDSLSISNQAEVYRNEASRALKAIIKRELSFDLIFLDPPYAEQQISTQLAVINDYNLLAEEGRVVVETGKDTDLPKQVGQLQQWKHQNYGETDIRIYVQRSKEDM is encoded by the coding sequence ATGAGAGTGATTGCCGGAGAATATAAAGGGAGGTCTTTGCAGGCTGTTCCAGGAAAAAATACAAGACCAACAACGGACAAGGTTAAAGAGTCCATCTTCAACTTATTAGAGCAGCATTCTTTCACAGGGGGATTAGCCCTCGACCTATATGCTGGAACTGGTGGATTAGGGATTGAAGCGCTAAGCCGGGGATTAGACAAAGTTATTTTTGTAGATACCCATAAAAAAGCAATCAATATCATCAATCAGAACTTGGACAGTTTAAGCATATCGAATCAGGCTGAAGTGTATCGTAATGAAGCGAGTAGAGCCTTGAAAGCTATTATAAAGCGTGAGCTTAGCTTTGATTTGATTTTTCTAGATCCTCCTTATGCTGAGCAGCAAATTTCTACACAGCTAGCTGTTATTAATGATTATAATCTTTTAGCCGAAGAGGGAAGGGTTGTTGTTGAGACAGGAAAGGACACAGATCTGCCAAAGCAGGTTGGTCAGCTTCAGCAATGGAAGCATCAAAACTATGGTGAAACGGATATTCGTATCTATGTTCAACGATCGAAGGAGGATATGTAG
- the coaD gene encoding pantetheine-phosphate adenylyltransferase, translated as MSMIAVCSGSFDPVTYGHIDIIQRAAKIFDKVIVAVGNNTKKNPLFTVEQRMDLIRQVTKDLNNIEVDSFNGLLIDFMRKKQAKTIVRGLRAVSDFEYEMQVASINRKIDDSIETFFMMTNNKYSYLSSSIVKEVAKYHASVSELVPPEVEEALMKKFGKV; from the coding sequence GTGAGTATGATTGCTGTGTGCTCAGGAAGCTTTGATCCGGTTACATACGGACATATAGATATTATTCAGCGAGCGGCTAAAATCTTTGATAAAGTCATCGTAGCGGTAGGAAATAATACAAAAAAGAATCCCTTATTTACTGTGGAGCAGCGTATGGATTTAATTCGCCAAGTAACGAAGGATCTTAATAATATTGAAGTGGATTCCTTTAATGGCTTACTCATCGATTTTATGCGCAAAAAACAAGCCAAAACGATTGTGAGAGGTCTGCGTGCTGTGTCTGATTTTGAATACGAAATGCAGGTAGCCTCCATTAATCGGAAAATAGATGATTCGATTGAGACTTTTTTTATGATGACAAACAACAAGTATTCCTATTTAAGCTCGAGCATTGTAAAAGAAGTAGCTAAGTATCATGCTTCAGTTAGTGAATTAGTTCCTCCTGAGGTGGAAGAGGCTTTGATGAAGAAGTTTGGGAAGGTATAA
- the ylbJ gene encoding sporulation integral membrane protein YlbJ has translation MIRSTYIKTGALALASLCLVFAIVLFPKQAYEASLRGLTLWWDVVFPSLLPFFITAELLMGFGVVHFIGVWLEPLMRPLFRIPGVGGFVMAMGVSSGYPMGAKLTVKLREQKLVTKSEGERLLAISSTSGPLFMIGAVAVGFFHNATLGILIAAAHYVAALIVGLIMRFHSYRNEPHNENQQNPSRSILYRALQAMHRARVQDGRSLGTLMGEAITSAIQTLLMIGGFIIIFSVLLSIMHLIRLDQIFFFIASLILIPMGFPAELISSLFAGLFEITLGSQLASASSSAIPLILKTAIACSIISWSGLSVHAQVASMIAKTDLSYKPYLLARFFHAIFAFLCVLLLWEPFQSFIKQASLPTTSMLEQIKYWSPQSYFIGSVSISGLFLCLCFLTIYLPYRRSFRKRA, from the coding sequence ATGATACGTTCAACATACATAAAAACGGGCGCGTTAGCGTTAGCTTCCTTATGCTTAGTTTTTGCTATTGTATTGTTTCCCAAACAAGCCTATGAAGCCTCTTTACGTGGGCTTACCCTTTGGTGGGATGTCGTTTTTCCTTCTCTCCTGCCTTTTTTTATTACAGCAGAATTATTAATGGGCTTTGGTGTCGTTCATTTTATCGGTGTTTGGCTTGAGCCCCTTATGAGACCCTTATTTCGTATCCCAGGAGTTGGAGGCTTTGTTATGGCTATGGGAGTGTCCTCTGGATATCCCATGGGGGCCAAGCTAACTGTGAAGCTTCGTGAACAAAAGCTAGTAACAAAGTCAGAAGGCGAAAGGCTGTTAGCGATCAGTAGTACGTCTGGTCCATTATTTATGATCGGGGCAGTAGCGGTCGGTTTTTTTCACAATGCAACACTTGGTATTCTCATTGCTGCTGCCCATTATGTAGCTGCTCTTATTGTCGGATTGATCATGCGCTTTCATTCTTATAGAAATGAACCGCATAACGAAAACCAACAGAACCCTTCTAGAAGCATTCTTTATCGAGCGTTACAAGCCATGCATAGGGCCAGAGTACAGGACGGACGTTCCTTAGGCACTTTAATGGGAGAGGCCATTACGTCTGCTATTCAAACCCTATTGATGATAGGTGGTTTCATTATCATATTTTCTGTTCTTCTTTCTATTATGCATCTCATTAGGCTGGATCAAATCTTCTTTTTCATTGCTTCTCTGATTTTAATACCCATGGGGTTCCCAGCAGAATTAATCTCTTCCTTATTCGCTGGATTATTTGAAATCACATTAGGTAGTCAGCTTGCAAGTGCCAGTTCTTCAGCCATACCGCTAATCTTAAAAACAGCTATCGCCTGCTCTATCATATCCTGGAGTGGTCTATCTGTACATGCTCAGGTAGCAAGCATGATTGCTAAAACAGATCTTTCCTATAAGCCTTATCTTTTAGCTAGATTTTTTCACGCCATTTTTGCTTTCCTATGTGTCTTATTATTATGGGAGCCATTCCAGTCATTTATTAAACAAGCGAGCCTTCCGACAACTTCCATGCTAGAACAAATAAAATACTGGTCACCCCAGTCTTACTTTATTGGGAGTGTCAGTATTTCTGGCTTATTCTTATGTCTATGTTTCCTAACGATCTATCTTCCATATAGAAGAAGTTTTCGCAAAAGGGCGTAA
- a CDS encoding patatin-like phospholipase family protein: MTEGTSEAKPQKKSRPTIGLALGSGGARGLAHIGILEVFEEHGITIDYLAGSSAGALVGSLYSAGLTPKQIKNFASHFPRKYWVDYTVPKMGLLSGDKVKEVIRLLTKKKNIEETSIPLAIVATDLQKGARKVFTDGPIAEAVRASISIPGIFVPEMIDNTYYVDGGVIDRVPVSVVKEMGADLVIAVDVSFVEAFHPITSIFDVIARSIDVMEREILRYRMLNADVLIRPKVGSISPTMFTEVEQIVKEGMVAAEEAVPTIKALIADWKENTHESHQA; this comes from the coding sequence GTGACTGAGGGTACGAGCGAAGCAAAACCACAGAAGAAAAGCCGTCCTACGATTGGTTTAGCTCTAGGCTCAGGTGGAGCTAGGGGCTTAGCTCATATAGGGATCTTAGAGGTGTTTGAAGAGCATGGCATTACAATCGACTATTTAGCAGGTAGTAGTGCAGGTGCTTTAGTAGGTAGCTTATACAGTGCCGGGCTTACGCCAAAGCAAATCAAAAATTTTGCTTCCCACTTTCCTCGAAAATACTGGGTCGATTATACTGTACCTAAAATGGGTCTACTTTCAGGAGATAAAGTTAAAGAAGTTATCCGTTTGTTAACGAAAAAGAAAAATATAGAGGAGACTTCAATTCCACTTGCTATTGTTGCAACAGATCTGCAAAAAGGGGCACGTAAGGTTTTTACTGACGGTCCAATCGCAGAAGCCGTTCGAGCGAGCATTTCCATACCAGGAATATTCGTTCCCGAAATGATCGACAATACTTATTATGTCGATGGGGGGGTTATCGATCGAGTCCCTGTTTCAGTAGTAAAAGAAATGGGAGCTGATTTAGTTATAGCTGTTGATGTTTCTTTTGTAGAGGCTTTCCACCCGATTACATCTATTTTCGATGTCATAGCTCGATCGATTGACGTGATGGAGAGAGAAATTCTAAGGTACCGTATGCTAAATGCCGATGTACTCATCCGTCCAAAGGTAGGGAGTATAAGCCCTACTATGTTCACAGAGGTTGAACAAATTGTAAAGGAAGGAATGGTAGCGGCTGAAGAAGCTGTACCTACTATTAAGGCTTTGATAGCAGATTGGAAGGAGAACACTCATGAATCACACCAAGCGTAA
- a CDS encoding SepM family pheromone-processing serine protease codes for MNHTKRNNNRLWLSFIVLIIILTAAYFYPLPYFISSPGAAVELSPIIEVENGYSEQGTFMLTTVRMSGANVFNYALAQWDEYRETIPKEALLRDYKDESEYTERQLFIMKSSQETAISVAYELAGREVIVSDRGVMVVATVEGMPAEQHLKFGDIITSVDDRDIATSEELIAYVRTKQEGDEVRIKYRTNMEEKEITLALSAFPHEDIEGASEEQPRAGIGISTMTKQEIEVNPPVSIDTRRIGGPSAGLMFTLEIYNQLTPEDITKGYAIAGTGTMNPEGKVGRIGGIHQKIVAAHKAGADIFFAPYEEGAEDSNYNRAVEAAEDIKTSMKVVPVDTVQDALDYLESLPSKD; via the coding sequence ATGAATCACACCAAGCGTAATAATAATCGTTTATGGCTATCCTTTATAGTTCTTATCATCATCCTTACCGCTGCTTATTTTTATCCCTTACCGTATTTTATTTCCTCACCAGGGGCAGCTGTTGAACTGAGCCCAATTATTGAGGTTGAAAATGGATACAGTGAACAAGGGACATTTATGCTAACTACAGTCAGAATGTCAGGGGCGAATGTGTTCAATTATGCTCTTGCTCAGTGGGATGAATATAGAGAAACCATTCCTAAGGAAGCGTTATTAAGAGACTATAAGGATGAAAGTGAATATACAGAAAGACAGCTCTTTATTATGAAGTCATCACAGGAAACGGCGATTTCTGTAGCTTATGAGCTAGCAGGTAGAGAGGTTATTGTATCTGACCGAGGAGTTATGGTAGTAGCTACAGTAGAAGGAATGCCAGCGGAACAGCATTTGAAGTTTGGAGATATTATTACTTCAGTTGATGATCGTGACATCGCTACGTCTGAAGAGTTAATTGCCTATGTGCGCACAAAACAGGAGGGCGATGAAGTAAGAATTAAGTACAGAACAAATATGGAAGAAAAAGAAATTACACTTGCTCTGTCCGCTTTTCCTCATGAGGATATTGAAGGAGCGAGTGAAGAGCAGCCTAGAGCAGGTATTGGCATTTCGACCATGACGAAGCAAGAAATTGAGGTCAACCCACCAGTGAGTATTGATACAAGACGTATTGGAGGACCATCAGCGGGGTTAATGTTTACGTTAGAAATTTATAATCAGCTCACGCCCGAGGATATTACAAAAGGATACGCTATAGCAGGAACGGGAACGATGAATCCAGAAGGTAAAGTTGGACGTATCGGAGGCATTCATCAAAAAATAGTAGCTGCCCACAAAGCTGGTGCTGATATCTTTTTTGCACCATATGAAGAAGGAGCAGAGGACTCCAACTACAATCGAGCTGTGGAGGCAGCTGAGGATATTAAAACATCAATGAAGGTTGTGCCTGTGGATACGGTTCAAGATGCATTAGATTATTTAGAATCACTACCGTCAAAAGATTAA
- a CDS encoding nucleotidyltransferase: MSVVGLVVEYNPLHNGHYFHFEQAKKTTQADATVIVMSGNFLQRGEPALVDKWARTEMALRMGADLVLELPYVFATQHAQHFAFGAISILHQLPFVTHLCFGSEHGEINPFLNYAAKLVNEPLALKEKIRSEMKSGISYPQAYMTALEEMSLPNEDPAFLKQPNNILGLQYVVALKKLNSQIQPTTIKREKAGYNDTSFSDQHIASATSIRKAIFDAESPAWNLIRNYVPDFTFDILLREAEQGKGPISWESFAPQLFHTLLSQSPEQVKSLYEIEEGIEYRLRDKASVSLSIKELIEQTKTKRYTWNRIQRMLVHILHQFPKLSADQLKLMQGASYLRLLGYSTKGRELLNQSKKELQLPLISAIKKEHPAMLDWDIHSSRIYSQGFAKQSTENRNRELKQPPIAIK; the protein is encoded by the coding sequence ATGAGTGTTGTCGGCTTGGTTGTTGAATATAATCCTTTACATAATGGACATTACTTTCATTTTGAGCAAGCGAAAAAAACAACTCAAGCAGATGCCACTGTCATTGTCATGAGTGGGAACTTTCTGCAGAGAGGTGAACCTGCTCTAGTGGATAAATGGGCACGTACGGAAATGGCGTTACGTATGGGAGCTGATTTAGTCTTAGAGCTTCCATATGTGTTTGCCACACAGCATGCTCAGCATTTTGCTTTTGGAGCTATTTCCATACTCCACCAGCTTCCTTTTGTCACACATTTATGCTTCGGTTCGGAGCACGGTGAGATAAACCCATTTCTAAACTATGCTGCCAAACTGGTCAACGAGCCTCTTGCTTTGAAGGAAAAGATCAGATCAGAAATGAAGAGTGGTATTAGTTATCCCCAAGCCTATATGACAGCTTTAGAGGAAATGAGCTTGCCAAATGAAGATCCCGCTTTCTTAAAGCAGCCAAATAACATATTAGGGTTACAGTATGTAGTAGCTTTAAAGAAATTGAACAGCCAGATTCAGCCAACCACCATCAAACGAGAAAAAGCTGGCTATAACGATACCTCGTTTTCTGATCAGCATATCGCCAGTGCAACTAGCATACGAAAAGCTATATTTGATGCTGAATCCCCTGCATGGAATCTAATTAGAAACTATGTCCCTGACTTCACATTCGATATTTTACTACGTGAGGCAGAACAAGGGAAAGGACCAATCTCATGGGAGAGCTTCGCACCCCAGCTGTTTCATACGTTGCTTTCCCAATCACCTGAACAGGTCAAAAGCTTATATGAAATTGAGGAAGGAATTGAGTATCGTCTAAGGGATAAGGCATCTGTCTCCTTATCCATTAAGGAGCTAATTGAACAGACCAAAACAAAGCGTTACACATGGAACAGGATTCAGAGAATGCTTGTGCATATCCTGCACCAGTTTCCAAAGCTATCTGCTGATCAACTGAAGCTTATGCAAGGAGCAAGCTATCTTCGTTTGTTAGGTTACTCAACTAAAGGCCGGGAGCTTTTAAACCAATCAAAAAAGGAGCTTCAGCTTCCTTTGATTTCTGCGATCAAAAAAGAGCATCCGGCTATGCTCGATTGGGATATTCATTCCTCAAGGATTTATTCACAAGGATTTGCCAAACAAAGTACTGAAAACAGAAATAGAGAGCTAAAACAGCCCCCTATCGCTATCAAGTAA